One Paenarthrobacter aurescens TC1 DNA window includes the following coding sequences:
- a CDS encoding putative delta 6 fatty acid desaturase (identified by match to protein family HMM PF00487), with product MSPTSTAERPKARAIQPNPVVQSYSELLKSVKAEGLLERRSGFYIWVFVALVLLMAGTWLGFALIGESWYQLLIAAAVGILCTQLSFLAHEAGHKQIFASRRANDWSARLLATGVAGISYSWWEQKHGAHHNHPNVISKDPDIRNNALVFYEDAAAERKGRLAFLTKKQGWFFFPLLTLLGLSLQFDSLRFVFGKQKVRHRWVETPILVTRLAALPVLAFTFLPIGMAFAFLGVQIMVYGFYMGASFAPNHKGMPVLPKDSRVDFLNRQILTSRNISGGIFMDFLLGGLNRQVEHHLFPDMARPHLYKATKIVREFCSKHSITYTETTLMQSYGIVVRYLNDVGLAAGRGFDCPVASTHGRR from the coding sequence ATGTCACCCACGTCCACCGCTGAGCGCCCCAAAGCTCGCGCAATTCAACCCAACCCCGTCGTCCAGAGCTACTCCGAGCTCCTCAAGAGCGTCAAAGCCGAAGGACTCCTCGAACGCCGTAGCGGCTTTTACATCTGGGTCTTCGTGGCCTTAGTGCTCCTTATGGCGGGCACCTGGTTGGGGTTCGCCTTGATCGGTGAATCCTGGTACCAGCTGTTGATCGCCGCTGCCGTGGGTATCCTCTGCACGCAGTTGAGCTTCCTGGCCCACGAGGCGGGCCACAAGCAGATCTTCGCCTCACGCCGCGCCAATGACTGGTCCGCCCGTCTCCTGGCCACCGGCGTCGCCGGCATCAGCTACTCTTGGTGGGAGCAGAAGCACGGAGCCCACCACAACCACCCCAACGTCATTTCCAAGGACCCGGACATCCGGAACAACGCCTTGGTCTTCTACGAAGACGCCGCAGCCGAACGTAAGGGCCGCCTCGCTTTCCTCACCAAGAAGCAGGGCTGGTTCTTCTTCCCGCTCCTGACGCTCCTCGGCTTGAGCCTGCAGTTTGACTCCCTTCGCTTCGTCTTCGGCAAGCAGAAAGTACGCCACCGCTGGGTAGAGACGCCCATCCTGGTCACAAGGCTGGCCGCCCTCCCGGTTCTGGCATTCACGTTCCTGCCCATCGGCATGGCGTTCGCCTTCCTGGGTGTGCAGATCATGGTCTACGGCTTCTACATGGGGGCCTCGTTCGCCCCGAACCACAAAGGCATGCCCGTCCTTCCCAAGGACAGCCGCGTGGACTTCCTCAACCGCCAGATCCTGACCTCGCGCAATATCTCCGGCGGCATCTTTATGGACTTCCTCCTGGGTGGACTGAACCGGCAGGTGGAACACCACCTGTTCCCTGACATGGCTCGCCCCCATTTGTACAAGGCCACAAAAATTGTGCGCGAGTTCTGCAGCAAACACTCCATCACCTACACCGAAACCACGCTCATGCAGTCTTACGGCATCGTGGTCCGGTACCTGAATGACGTGGGCTTGGCCGCAGGCCGCGGCTTCGACTGCCCCGTCGCTTCGACGCACGGACGCCGCTAG
- the argC gene encoding N-acetyl-gamma-glutamyl-phosphate reductase (identified by match to protein family HMM PF01118; match to protein family HMM PF02774; match to protein family HMM TIGR01850), whose protein sequence is MTISVAVSGASGYAGGEVLRLLAGHPNVTIGAITAHSNAGSRLGELQPHLHGLASRILEDTTVENLSGHDVVFLALPHGASAEIAAQLPEGTVVIDAGADHRLQDAAAWERFYGSAHAGTWPYGLPELPGQREALKGATRIAVPGCYPTSALLALTPGFANNLLLTDDVVIVSASGTSGAGKAAKVNLIGAEVMGSMSPYGVGGGHRHTPEIEQGLSNAAGEPVTVSFTPTLVPMSRGILTTATAKVGHGVSYAELRQAWADAYDDEPFVHLLPEGQWPTTKSVQGSNHAVMQLAFDAHTGRVIVTCAIDNLTKGTAGGAVQSMNIALGLDETAGLNLQGVAP, encoded by the coding sequence ATGACTATTTCTGTTGCCGTCTCCGGTGCCAGCGGCTACGCCGGGGGAGAAGTGCTGCGCTTGCTGGCTGGCCATCCGAACGTCACCATCGGTGCCATCACCGCTCACAGCAACGCCGGTTCCAGACTAGGGGAGTTGCAGCCGCATCTCCACGGTTTGGCCAGCCGGATTCTGGAAGACACCACAGTGGAGAACCTTTCCGGGCATGACGTCGTGTTCCTGGCTCTGCCGCACGGTGCCTCTGCCGAGATCGCTGCACAGTTGCCTGAAGGGACGGTAGTGATCGACGCCGGTGCTGACCACCGCTTGCAGGACGCCGCAGCGTGGGAAAGGTTCTACGGCTCCGCTCACGCGGGCACTTGGCCGTATGGCCTCCCTGAGCTCCCCGGTCAACGCGAAGCCCTCAAAGGCGCTACCCGCATCGCCGTTCCCGGGTGCTACCCGACGTCCGCCCTGCTGGCCTTGACGCCCGGTTTCGCCAACAATCTCCTCTTGACGGACGACGTCGTGATTGTCTCCGCCTCGGGGACCTCAGGCGCCGGCAAGGCAGCCAAGGTCAACCTGATCGGCGCCGAGGTCATGGGTTCCATGAGCCCCTACGGTGTTGGCGGCGGACATCGTCACACCCCGGAGATCGAACAGGGACTGTCCAATGCGGCCGGTGAGCCGGTGACGGTTTCGTTCACGCCCACGCTGGTTCCGATGAGTCGCGGCATCCTCACCACGGCAACGGCCAAGGTTGGCCACGGCGTTTCCTACGCGGAGCTCCGCCAAGCCTGGGCAGACGCTTACGACGACGAACCGTTCGTGCACCTCCTTCCCGAAGGCCAGTGGCCCACCACCAAGTCCGTTCAGGGCTCCAATCATGCGGTGATGCAGTTGGCCTTCGACGCCCACACTGGCCGCGTGATCGTGACGTGCGCTATCGACAACCTCACCAAGGGGACCGCCGGTGGAGCCGTGCAGTCCATGAACATTGCCCTCGGCCTGGACGAAACCGCCGGCCTGAACCTGCAGGGAGTTGCACCGTGA
- the argJ gene encoding arginine biosynthesis bifunctional protein ArgJ (identified by similarity to SP:Q07908; match to protein family HMM PF01960; match to protein family HMM TIGR00120), which translates to MTITAPKGFRAAGIKAGIKASGKPDLALVVNDGPQKSAAAVFTSNRVAAAPVHWSRQVVSDGRVDAVVLNSGGANACTGPQGFQNTHATAEKVAEVLGISASDVVVCSTGLIGEQLPMDKILPGVDAAFRELSEDGGSAAATAIMTTDSVSKEAVFTGTDAEGKQFTVGGIAKGAGMLAPGLATMLVVLTTDAEVPADELDVVLRDATRVTFDRADSDGCMSTNDTVVLLASGASEALPSAEQLSEAVTQVCAELARKLIGDAEGASHDIAIRTFNAASERDAEIVSRSVARSNLFKAAIFGKDPNWGRVLSAVGTTDAVFEADQLNVAMNGVQICRNGAIGDDRNLVDLEPREVLVEIDLQAGDAEATIWTNDLTHDYVHENSAYSS; encoded by the coding sequence GTGACCATTACCGCCCCCAAGGGATTCCGCGCCGCAGGCATCAAAGCCGGCATCAAGGCCTCGGGCAAACCGGACCTTGCTCTGGTAGTCAACGACGGCCCGCAAAAGTCCGCCGCCGCGGTCTTCACCTCCAACCGTGTGGCTGCTGCGCCGGTTCATTGGTCACGCCAGGTGGTCAGCGACGGACGTGTGGATGCCGTGGTCCTGAACTCCGGTGGAGCCAACGCCTGCACCGGTCCCCAGGGCTTCCAGAACACCCACGCCACCGCCGAGAAAGTGGCAGAGGTGCTGGGAATCTCAGCTTCCGACGTCGTCGTGTGCTCAACCGGCCTGATCGGTGAGCAGCTGCCCATGGACAAGATTCTGCCCGGCGTGGACGCTGCCTTCCGTGAACTGTCGGAGGATGGCGGCTCCGCCGCAGCCACGGCGATCATGACCACGGACAGTGTGTCCAAGGAAGCCGTCTTCACCGGCACCGACGCCGAGGGCAAGCAGTTCACTGTCGGCGGCATTGCCAAGGGTGCCGGCATGTTGGCTCCGGGCCTCGCCACGATGCTGGTGGTCCTCACTACCGACGCCGAGGTTCCTGCTGATGAACTCGACGTCGTCCTGCGGGATGCCACGCGCGTCACCTTTGACCGGGCAGACTCGGACGGCTGCATGTCCACCAACGACACCGTGGTTCTGCTGGCATCCGGGGCGTCCGAGGCGTTGCCATCTGCCGAGCAGTTGAGCGAAGCGGTCACCCAGGTCTGCGCCGAACTGGCCCGCAAGCTCATCGGTGACGCCGAAGGCGCCAGCCACGACATCGCCATCCGGACGTTCAACGCTGCCAGCGAACGCGATGCCGAAATCGTTAGCCGCAGTGTTGCCCGCTCCAACCTGTTCAAAGCCGCCATCTTCGGCAAGGACCCTAACTGGGGCCGCGTGCTCTCGGCCGTGGGAACGACTGACGCCGTCTTCGAGGCGGACCAGCTCAACGTCGCAATGAACGGTGTGCAGATCTGCCGCAACGGCGCAATCGGCGATGACCGCAACCTGGTGGACCTGGAGCCGCGCGAAGTGCTGGTCGAAATCGACCTGCAGGCCGGCGATGCCGAAGCCACCATTTGGACCAACGACCTCACGCACGATTACGTGCACGAGAACAGCGCATACTCGAGCTGA
- the argB gene encoding acetylglutamate kinase (identified by similarity to SP:Q59281; match to protein family HMM PF00696; match to protein family HMM TIGR00761): MTMTAHTRETTSMSDAQDKAGTLIEALPWIQRFAGTTMVIKYGGNAMVNDDLRRAFAEDIVFLHHVGIHPVVVHGGGPQINSMLSRLGIESEFKGGLRVTTPEAMDVVRMVLTGQVGRELVGLINSHGPYAVGMSGEDGGLLRAVRTGTVVDGEEVDLGLVGEVVGVDPAGIKDILDAGRIPVISTVAPEILDDGNGSGPTTGQVLNVNADTAAAAVASALGATKLVILTDVEGLYANWPDKSSLISSLTASELRDMLPRLESGMIPKMAACLKAIDEGVERAHIVDGRLPHSMLLETFTTAGIGTQVVPDEEVNA, encoded by the coding sequence ATGACTATGACTGCGCACACCCGCGAAACCACCTCCATGAGTGACGCCCAGGACAAGGCCGGCACCCTGATCGAGGCCCTTCCGTGGATCCAGCGTTTTGCCGGTACCACCATGGTGATCAAGTACGGCGGCAACGCTATGGTCAACGACGACCTTCGTCGTGCCTTCGCCGAGGACATTGTGTTCCTCCACCATGTTGGCATCCACCCCGTGGTGGTCCATGGCGGTGGCCCCCAGATCAACTCCATGCTGAGCCGCCTGGGCATCGAGTCCGAGTTCAAGGGCGGCCTGCGCGTCACCACCCCTGAAGCCATGGATGTGGTCCGCATGGTCCTCACGGGCCAGGTTGGACGCGAGCTTGTTGGCCTCATCAACTCCCACGGTCCCTACGCCGTGGGCATGTCAGGCGAAGACGGCGGCCTGCTGCGCGCCGTTCGTACGGGCACGGTTGTTGATGGCGAAGAGGTGGACCTGGGCCTGGTGGGCGAAGTAGTGGGTGTGGATCCCGCCGGAATCAAGGACATTCTCGACGCCGGCCGCATTCCGGTGATCTCCACGGTCGCCCCGGAAATTCTCGACGACGGCAACGGTTCCGGTCCCACCACCGGACAGGTCCTCAACGTCAACGCGGACACTGCAGCTGCCGCCGTCGCCTCCGCCCTGGGCGCCACCAAGCTTGTCATCCTGACCGACGTCGAAGGCCTGTACGCCAACTGGCCGGACAAATCGTCGCTGATCTCATCACTGACCGCATCGGAACTCCGGGACATGCTGCCTCGCTTGGAGTCCGGAATGATTCCAAAAATGGCCGCCTGCCTCAAGGCCATCGATGAAGGCGTGGAACGCGCGCACATCGTGGACGGCCGCTTGCCGCACTCGATGCTGCTGGAGACGTTCACGACCGCCGGTATCGGCACGCAAGTAGTACCCGACGAGGAAGTGAACGCATGA
- the argD gene encoding Acetylornithine aminotransferase (identified by similarity to SP:P54752; match to protein family HMM PF00202; match to protein family HMM PF01212; match to protein family HMM TIGR00707): MSTELSHTAIAAEAAATTLVSQSSGADWLARYSSSLMGVFGTPQRVLVRGAGCLVWDADGKEYLDLLGGIAVNALGHAHPFVTSVISSQLATLGHVSNFFTSPTQIALAEKLLAISNAPAGSKVFFANSGTEANEAAFKLARRNNSDGKRTKIIALEGAFHGRTMGALALTAKEAYRAPFEPLPGGVVHIPFGDVEALHAAVDDSTAAVFLEPIQGEAGVRPLSAEYLQAAREVTTAAGALLILDEVQTGIGRTGKWLASEDAGIVPDAVTLAKGLGGGFPVGALVTFGSTTSALLTAGQHGTTFGGNPVATAAALATLHAIESQGVLQNVLTVGAHLREGLAAIEAVTDVRGEGLLIGFDVNADIAPAMVTAALDAGFIINSPGPRTIRLAPPLILTVDQANRFLDALPTLIATATANTAKDAQ, encoded by the coding sequence ATGAGCACCGAACTGAGCCATACCGCCATCGCTGCGGAGGCTGCCGCAACCACGCTCGTTTCCCAGAGCTCAGGCGCTGACTGGCTTGCTCGTTACTCGTCCTCGCTCATGGGCGTCTTCGGCACGCCGCAGCGTGTCCTGGTCCGTGGCGCCGGCTGCCTCGTGTGGGACGCCGACGGCAAGGAATACCTGGACCTGTTGGGCGGGATTGCCGTGAACGCGCTGGGCCATGCCCACCCCTTCGTCACGTCTGTCATCTCCAGCCAGCTGGCCACGCTGGGCCACGTCTCGAACTTCTTCACCAGCCCCACGCAGATCGCACTGGCCGAGAAGCTCCTGGCCATCAGCAATGCACCGGCAGGTTCCAAGGTCTTCTTTGCCAACTCCGGCACTGAGGCCAACGAGGCAGCGTTTAAGCTCGCCCGACGGAACAACTCCGACGGGAAGCGGACCAAGATCATCGCCTTGGAGGGCGCGTTCCACGGCCGCACCATGGGTGCCTTGGCGCTCACGGCCAAAGAGGCTTACCGTGCACCGTTTGAGCCACTGCCCGGTGGCGTGGTCCACATCCCGTTCGGCGACGTCGAAGCCTTGCATGCCGCCGTCGACGATTCCACAGCGGCCGTCTTCCTGGAACCCATCCAAGGCGAAGCGGGCGTCCGCCCACTCAGCGCCGAATACCTGCAGGCGGCCCGCGAGGTGACCACCGCGGCGGGAGCCCTGCTGATCTTGGATGAGGTACAAACCGGCATCGGCCGGACCGGTAAATGGCTCGCCAGCGAAGACGCCGGAATTGTTCCCGACGCCGTGACCCTCGCCAAGGGACTCGGCGGCGGTTTCCCGGTGGGTGCCTTGGTCACGTTCGGAAGTACGACGTCGGCCCTGCTCACCGCCGGGCAGCACGGCACCACGTTCGGCGGGAATCCGGTGGCTACGGCCGCCGCGCTGGCCACGCTCCACGCGATCGAAAGCCAAGGTGTCCTGCAGAACGTGCTGACTGTCGGCGCCCACCTTCGTGAGGGACTGGCCGCCATCGAGGCCGTCACTGACGTCCGTGGCGAGGGGCTGTTGATCGGCTTCGATGTGAACGCCGACATCGCACCCGCCATGGTGACCGCAGCTTTGGACGCCGGCTTCATCATCAACAGCCCGGGCCCGAGGACCATCCGCCTCGCGCCGCCGCTGATCCTGACCGTCGATCAAGCGAACCGTTTCCTGGACGCTCTACCCACCCTGATCGCTACGGCTACGGCCAACACCGCTAAGGACGCACAGTGA
- the argF gene encoding Ornithine carbamoyltransferase (identified by match to protein family HMM PF00185; match to protein family HMM PF02729; match to protein family HMM TIGR00658): protein MTTTNTTRHFLKDTDLSPAEQAEVLELAVRMKAAPYSVQPFAAEGNGRKTVAVIFDKTSTRTRVSFATGIADMGGNALIINPGEAQIGHKESVEDTAKVLERMVSTIVWRTGAHSGLVAMAENSKVPVINALCDDYHPCQLLADLLAVKEHKGELAGLSMAYLGDAANNMANSYLLAGVTAGMHVRISGPEGYLPAPEIVAAAEERAAETGGSVLITSDAAEALKGADVVATDTWVSMGQEAEKEARLQLFRDYSVDEAAMAQAAPDAVVLHCLPAYRGYEISAGVIDGPQSIVWDEAENRLHAQKALMAWLMHRSGLAFVDGLSPVEGTGESTF from the coding sequence GTGACTACTACCAACACCACCCGTCACTTCCTCAAGGACACGGATCTGAGCCCTGCCGAGCAGGCTGAGGTTTTGGAACTCGCCGTCCGTATGAAGGCCGCGCCGTACAGCGTGCAGCCCTTCGCCGCCGAGGGTAACGGCCGTAAGACAGTGGCAGTGATCTTTGACAAGACCTCCACCCGCACGCGTGTTTCCTTCGCCACCGGCATAGCGGACATGGGCGGCAACGCGCTGATCATCAACCCGGGTGAAGCCCAGATCGGCCACAAGGAATCCGTGGAGGACACGGCGAAGGTCCTGGAGCGCATGGTGTCCACCATCGTATGGCGGACAGGTGCGCACTCCGGCCTGGTGGCGATGGCAGAAAACTCGAAGGTCCCCGTCATCAATGCCCTGTGCGACGACTACCACCCCTGCCAGCTCCTTGCCGACCTTCTGGCCGTCAAGGAACACAAAGGCGAACTGGCTGGATTGAGCATGGCTTATCTGGGTGACGCCGCGAACAACATGGCCAACTCCTACTTGCTGGCCGGAGTTACTGCCGGAATGCATGTGCGCATTTCCGGCCCCGAAGGCTATCTTCCGGCACCTGAAATCGTGGCTGCCGCGGAGGAGCGTGCGGCCGAGACAGGCGGCTCGGTGCTCATCACCAGTGATGCAGCCGAAGCGCTCAAGGGCGCCGACGTCGTAGCAACGGACACGTGGGTTTCCATGGGCCAGGAAGCCGAAAAGGAAGCCCGGCTGCAGCTCTTCCGCGACTACTCCGTGGACGAGGCCGCCATGGCGCAGGCCGCGCCGGACGCCGTTGTGCTTCACTGCCTTCCGGCCTACCGGGGTTACGAAATTTCCGCCGGAGTGATCGACGGGCCGCAGTCGATTGTCTGGGACGAGGCGGAGAACCGCCTGCACGCCCAGAAGGCGCTGATGGCCTGGCTGATGCACCGCTCCGGTCTCGCTTTCGTGGACGGTCTTTCTCCCGTCGAAGGAACCGGGGAGAGCACGTTCTAG
- the argR gene encoding Arginine repressor (identified by match to protein family HMM PF01316; match to protein family HMM PF02863; match to protein family HMM TIGR01529), with translation MSTNPSVPGASPATKTARQARITAILTGESVRSQAELAALLADDGVQVTQATLSRDLVELGAVRVRGKEGALVYAVPGEGGDRNAKSGVTQEILDARLTRLCGELLVTAEASGNIVVLRTPPGAANFLALAVDHSVMPSVLGTIAGDDTLLLVARDPDGGAELAARFLRMAEEAGPGN, from the coding sequence GTGTCCACCAACCCGTCCGTGCCGGGCGCCAGCCCAGCCACCAAGACTGCCCGACAGGCGCGCATCACCGCGATCCTGACGGGTGAGTCCGTGCGTTCACAAGCAGAGCTTGCAGCCCTGCTGGCGGACGACGGCGTCCAGGTCACCCAGGCCACCCTGTCCCGCGACCTCGTTGAACTGGGCGCAGTCCGGGTCCGGGGCAAGGAAGGCGCACTTGTTTACGCTGTCCCGGGGGAGGGTGGGGACCGCAACGCCAAGAGCGGCGTCACCCAGGAAATCCTGGATGCGCGGCTGACCCGGCTTTGCGGCGAACTCCTGGTGACAGCGGAGGCATCGGGCAACATCGTGGTACTCCGCACCCCGCCGGGAGCAGCCAATTTCCTGGCCTTGGCAGTTGACCACTCGGTGATGCCGTCGGTATTGGGTACGATCGCAGGCGACGACACTTTGCTGCTGGTCGCACGGGATCCCGATGGCGGGGCAGAACTGGCAGCGCGTTTCCTGCGCATGGCCGAAGAAGCCGGGCCTGGCAACTAA
- the argG gene encoding argininosuccinate synthase (identified by match to protein family HMM PF00764; match to protein family HMM TIGR00032), with product MTERIVLAYSGGLDTSVAIGWIGEATGAEVIAVAVDVGQGGESLETIRQRALGCGAVEAYVADARDEFANEYAMPTLKANALYQGHYPLVSAISRPVIVKHLVKAAREFGATTVAHGCTGKGNDQVRFEVGIQTLGPDLKCIAPVRDLALTRDKAIAFAEEKGLPIETTKKNPYSIDQNVWGRAVETGYLEDIWNAPTKDIYDYTATPEFPPAPDEVIISFQAGVPVAIDGVKVTPLQAIQELNRRAGAQGVGRIDVVEDRLVGIKSREIYEAPGAMALITAHKHLEDITIEREQARFKATVGQRWAELVYDGQWFSPLKRSLDAFIEDTQQYVSGDIRMVLHGGQAVVNGRRSETSLYDFDLATYDTGDTFDQSMARGFIELWGMSSKVASGRDLRVAGQ from the coding sequence GTGACTGAGCGCATTGTTCTGGCCTACTCCGGTGGCCTTGATACTTCCGTAGCCATCGGCTGGATCGGTGAAGCCACCGGCGCCGAGGTCATCGCTGTGGCCGTCGACGTCGGACAGGGCGGCGAGTCGCTGGAGACCATCCGCCAGCGCGCACTCGGTTGCGGTGCCGTCGAAGCCTACGTTGCCGACGCCCGTGACGAGTTCGCCAACGAGTACGCCATGCCTACCCTGAAGGCCAACGCCCTCTACCAGGGCCACTATCCGCTGGTTTCCGCTATTTCCCGCCCGGTCATCGTGAAGCACCTCGTGAAGGCTGCCCGCGAATTCGGTGCCACCACCGTTGCCCACGGCTGCACCGGCAAGGGCAACGACCAGGTCCGTTTCGAAGTTGGCATCCAGACCCTCGGCCCGGACCTGAAGTGCATTGCACCGGTCCGCGACCTCGCGCTGACCCGCGACAAGGCCATCGCCTTCGCCGAGGAAAAGGGACTGCCGATCGAGACCACCAAGAAGAACCCGTACTCGATCGACCAGAACGTCTGGGGACGCGCCGTCGAAACCGGTTATCTCGAGGACATCTGGAACGCTCCCACCAAGGACATCTACGATTACACCGCCACCCCGGAATTCCCTCCGGCGCCGGATGAGGTCATCATCTCCTTCCAGGCCGGTGTTCCGGTCGCCATCGACGGCGTCAAGGTCACCCCGCTGCAGGCCATCCAGGAACTGAACCGCCGTGCAGGCGCGCAGGGCGTTGGCCGCATCGACGTCGTCGAGGACCGCCTCGTCGGCATCAAGTCCCGTGAAATCTACGAAGCCCCGGGTGCCATGGCGCTGATTACCGCCCACAAGCACCTCGAGGACATCACCATCGAGCGTGAGCAGGCCCGCTTCAAGGCAACTGTTGGCCAGCGCTGGGCCGAGCTGGTCTACGACGGACAGTGGTTCTCCCCGCTCAAGCGCTCCCTGGATGCCTTCATCGAGGACACCCAGCAGTACGTTTCCGGTGACATCCGCATGGTCCTCCACGGCGGCCAGGCAGTCGTCAACGGTCGTCGCTCCGAGACCTCGCTGTACGACTTCGACCTCGCTACCTACGACACCGGCGATACCTTCGACCAGTCCATGGCACGCGGCTTCATCGAACTGTGGGGCATGTCCTCCAAGGTTGCCTCGGGCCGCGACCTGCGCGTCGCAGGGCAGTGA
- the argH gene encoding Argininosuccinate lyase (identified by match to protein family HMM PF00206; match to protein family HMM TIGR00838), protein MTPQQGPGTQGSPAERSEVGERSGTNEGALWGGRFAGGPADALAALSKSTHFDWRLARYDIAGSKAHARVLAKAGLLDDAELEGMLAALTQLDGDVASGAYLPAESDEDVHGSLERGLIERAGTQLGGKLRAGRSRNDQVATLGRMFLRDHARIIARGVLATIDALVEQAKAHHGVAMPGRTHLQHAQPVLLSHHLLAHAWALLRDVQRLQDWDKRAGVSPYGSGALAGSSLGLDPEAVAADLGFFSAVHNSIDGTASRDVFAEFAWVCSMIGVDLSRISEEVIFWATKEFSFVTLHDSYSTGSSIMPQKKNPDVAELARGKAGRLIGNLTGLLATLKGLPLAYNRDLQEDKEPVFDAADTLELLLPAVSGMIATLKFNTERMEALAPQGFALATDIAEWLVRQGVPFREAHELSGAAVKQAEGRGVELWDLTDEEYAAISEHLTPQVRSVLSTEGSLNSRNSQGGTAPAAVERQLAALEAELDAARSYAS, encoded by the coding sequence GTGACACCGCAGCAGGGCCCCGGGACGCAGGGGTCCCCGGCCGAGCGTAGCGAGGTAGGGGAGCGTTCAGGGACAAATGAAGGTGCGCTGTGGGGCGGCCGGTTCGCCGGCGGCCCGGCAGATGCGCTGGCTGCTCTGAGCAAGTCCACCCATTTTGACTGGCGGCTCGCCCGCTATGACATCGCCGGTTCCAAGGCCCACGCCCGCGTGTTGGCCAAGGCCGGTCTGTTGGACGACGCCGAGCTCGAAGGCATGCTTGCCGCCCTCACCCAGTTGGATGGGGACGTCGCCAGCGGCGCCTACCTCCCGGCTGAGAGCGACGAGGACGTGCACGGTTCGCTGGAGCGTGGCCTGATCGAGCGGGCTGGTACCCAGCTGGGCGGCAAGCTGCGTGCGGGCCGTTCCCGCAATGACCAGGTGGCCACGCTGGGCCGTATGTTCCTGCGTGACCACGCCCGCATCATCGCCCGCGGTGTCCTTGCCACCATCGATGCCCTTGTGGAGCAGGCCAAGGCCCACCACGGCGTAGCGATGCCTGGTCGGACGCATTTGCAGCACGCGCAGCCGGTGTTGCTGAGCCACCACCTGCTGGCCCACGCCTGGGCGCTGTTGCGCGATGTGCAGCGCCTCCAGGACTGGGACAAGCGTGCCGGTGTGTCGCCCTATGGTTCGGGTGCGCTGGCCGGTTCATCCCTGGGCCTGGACCCTGAGGCTGTCGCCGCTGATCTGGGCTTCTTCTCGGCCGTCCACAACTCGATTGATGGCACCGCCTCGCGCGATGTCTTTGCCGAGTTCGCCTGGGTATGCTCCATGATCGGCGTGGATCTGTCCCGGATTTCCGAGGAAGTCATCTTCTGGGCAACCAAGGAATTCTCGTTCGTGACACTGCATGACTCGTACTCCACGGGGTCCTCGATCATGCCGCAGAAGAAGAACCCGGACGTTGCCGAGCTCGCGCGCGGCAAGGCAGGTCGACTCATTGGCAACCTGACCGGACTGCTGGCGACGCTCAAGGGCCTGCCGCTCGCGTACAACCGCGATCTGCAGGAAGACAAAGAACCTGTCTTCGACGCCGCCGACACCTTGGAGCTGCTGCTTCCGGCCGTGTCCGGCATGATTGCCACGCTGAAGTTCAACACGGAGCGCATGGAAGCACTGGCTCCCCAAGGCTTCGCGTTGGCCACGGACATTGCTGAGTGGCTCGTCCGGCAGGGCGTTCCCTTCCGTGAAGCCCACGAGCTGTCCGGCGCTGCCGTCAAACAGGCCGAAGGCCGGGGCGTGGAGCTGTGGGACCTGACGGACGAGGAATACGCAGCAATCTCGGAGCACCTGACTCCCCAGGTTCGCAGCGTTCTGAGCACTGAGGGGTCGCTCAACAGCCGCAACTCCCAGGGCGGAACGGCGCCGGCCGCCGTCGAACGCCAACTGGCGGCCTTGGAAGCGGAACTGGACGCAGCGCGTTCCTACGCCAGCTAG